The stretch of DNA TCActgggaaaaaaatatatacagacATTCTTGGGTGACAAACTGAAGTCAAAATAGATGAATCATCAGCATAAGATAATCCATCCTTTGTAGGTACTTCTACAATTACTAGTTCATCACTAAAAAATCCTATGTCAAATATACACTctgttttattaatacatacctTTGATTCTGACATGTTAGTGTACAGAAAAGTGGgtttataaatatcaaaaatcacATGAATATTATTTTTGACAAAATCATTGTCACTGTAGAATATATAATAGTAATATCCATCTAATAGTATATCATGGGTAACTTTTAAAGTAGTAGCTTTCCCTAAGTATTTTGTACTGTTACAAATAGCTTGGTATGGCAGTTCACGGTTGATAATAATGTTATTATCATAACACTCATGTAGACTTATTTCAAAGCTAGAAACGGACTTATCTTGCTGCCCATCAGTGCTGTTGAATGCATTTCCACCGTGATGAATCCCAGCATCAAGGACAGTTTTGGGCTGATGAACTGGCTTTGTATTCCTtttaaatcgtaaactatttaACATTGTCATGTTATCATGTTCCAGATTACCTTGAACACTATCAGtctcatttatattttttattgctttGTTTTCTTTCCCCTGGTTGCTTTGCTCCAAGTTATTTTTTATGGACACAGAATCTTTTGGGTGACCCGTTTTTTCACCAGGATTTGCTAAGGTGACTATCACATGCTCCTGATTGTCAATGTGAGGAGCATCTTTCTTGTATTTATTCCCTTCTAAAATACCACATGTATTTAGTATATTATCACCTTTCACAACTAATATTTTAGATCCCTCATACCTGGAACATGCTTCAAGTTCAACGGAAGCTCCTTTGAAGAGGTAAAAGCCCCAGTACTCCAGAGTATCATCAGGAAGAGTCAATGATTTCTTAAGTCTTATGTGTTTCTTGTTTTCTAAGGACAGGGCAGGTTTGCCAGTCATTTGGAATGCATTAAATGTGGTGTTCATTTTTAAGGAATGTGTTTTACAAAATACTGATGATTGTCCTTTGTGAATCTGGATGACATCCGAATCTGATATCTTATACATAACATCAGCATATCTCATATTTCGTAAATAAAGTGGTATGATTATAAGGATTGTAGGCAAAACAGTAGTCAGAAGACAAAATGTAACAACTCTGCAGGATCCATGCATTTTACTGCCACCTGAAAACAACAAATGagtatttatataagtattattaTCTCGTAAATGGAATAAAATTTGTTATGTTTAGCATAGGCAGGTATGTATTAGCAAAATCATCCTGGAAGGCAGTATAGTAGAAGACAAGAGAAAAAGGGAGACCTAGAATTACTTATCTcagtcaaataaaaaataatgcttcATATGAGGAAATTAATAGACTGgtacaagaaagaaatgattggtTATTACTCCagcgacaagagcaaagctcttaagttatgatgatgatgatgacaataaTTAATATTACTCTGTTATTTCGCTAAATAATGTTTTTGCCTGCAATAAAAAAAGTGTGCAAATAAAGATAACAGGTTTGCATTAATATGGGCTAAGATTAACATTAATCTCtggaaatatacaaaaaattgaGGAATAATCAACCTTAAATCAAAATCAATAATCCTCTTAAAACAGTGTGTTAAGACAGTCCCCAAAgaggaataataaataaaataaaagtcttattTGGTAGTAACACATGAATGATAATAGCAAACATTTGTGAGAGGAGTTAGAAATTAATACGATCAATgggatttatatttatttaatgggATATTGCCCAATATTTACACATAGCAAAAAGTAACAATAAATACGAGTGATTATGCTAAACATAAATTTACTTACTATAACTCTCCGCTAATCCAATGCTAGAATATTTTTGCCAGGACAGTATATACCTGTATCCTAGTTGATcatcttatctttatcttaaaCAATGAAGTAATGAGATTGATCATCGTCTTCCGTTAACTTTTGACTGATTACAGTAATAAAACCTAaacattttgtaaataatacttTATATAATAAAACTTGAATAGAATAGAACTATCATTACTTGTCGTTAACCAACTACCTAGTGTCTATTAATTTCGAATCGTTATCAACTTTTTAGTTGTACTCAACTCCGTCAATAAATGCAAATATTGATATTGCAAATTGCAGTTTATTTGTTGAAGTGAAGTTTTGACACTTCTTGACTTGACAGCTAAATATTAAAGCCGAGGTTacactgaggggctaccgcgaaaatcgaagttcgcaaattgcgggcatttttctctgtcactctaattacgccttcattggagtaaaagagacagatccccgcaatttgcgaatttcggttttcgcggtagcgccTCTGGTAATTTgcacgaatttttttttactcatcTAGCTAGTAgctactgggtcaagcagatcttgtcagtagaaaaaggcggcaaatttgaaaaatgtaggtgcgaaaCGTTatagtcccatagaaaatttgaatttcgcgcctttttctactgacaagatttgcttaacCATCTATATCTCCACtatatctcagatacagaggatATAAtggttttaaatgtttttttctattaatagtaggagatcccccatacatcggaccttcaccaatctgtctgacggataaaactatgaaaatatgaaagaaaataatgTGACTGAACATaaaaaatagggttgcctaaagaaatccggtcaaggctatttttaataaatttttgaaaaaaaaattttttcttaaaatttcaTCGATTTGTCTGACAAACGAAATAAGTTCCAATGGAAAGTATAGAACTTGTACaatataaatcaactaggttgcctatctttttccggtcactattatgtggttgccatgTTTAAACAGGTGCGTttttatcgataattgcactcatctgtctgacgcttgaattttttttttgtttttttttctggcttACCCCTGTAATTTTGCACAGGGTGGATTTGCCAATGTCGGTGTTGACTTTCACACGTGAGGAGAATGTTCGGTAtaataattttgcatttttgGGAGGATGTAGGTGGggaaacctaaaaacaaataattgttaTGAACATCACAGACAAACACATGACGAATAGCAAGTCATGACGAATATCAAGCAGAGTGAAGCGGATCCATGCCTATTCACGCGAACCAAAGGCCAATCCAAAGTCGCTATAGCTCTTTACGTGGACGACGGACTTGTAGCGCACAACTCAACGACAGCAGGTGACGAGTTTTTGAAGGAACTAAAAGCTAGATTCAAAATCACGACAAAACCTGCGTCTTACTTCCTTGGAATGGAAATAAACGTGCAAAAAGACTCCATATCTCTATGCCAAAAGTCATACATCAAGAAAATCCTAGAAAAATATGGAATGTCACATTGCAAGTCTGCACCATCACCCTTGATCAAAGATAATGATGCGGGAGCGGATGAAAACATGAAGTCGAACTTCCCTTATAGGCAAGCCGTAGGCGCTTTGGCATATCTGTCCGTAGGTACAAGGCCTGATATCTCCTACGCTGTTGGAGTTGCCTCGAGACATCTAGAAGCACCTACAAAGGAAGATGTGATGCTAGTTAAGCGCATCTTCAGATATCTGAAAGGGACCCAAGAAAAGGGCCTAATATTTACGAAAAAGTCAACGCCGCACTTGGTCTGCTACAGCGACGCAGATCATGGAGGAGACCAGTCTACTGGACGATCGACTTCCGGTATGGTATGCTTATTCTCTGGCGCCGCTATAAGCTGGAGACGCCAAAAGCAAACCACAGTTTCCATTTCTTCAACAGAGGCTGAAGTCATAGCGGCGAGCGAAGCGGCTCAAGAAATACTATGGCTAAATCGATTGTTTAATGATCTAACAAAAACGGAAAAGCCAGTCCTAAACTTGGACAACAAGTCAGCAGTCTACTTAGCGCACAACCCCAAATACGAATATGCAGCGCACCAAACATATCAAACTCAAACACTTCTTTGTGAGAGAATGTGTAAGCAACGAAGAgttcagtgtcaaacaagttcCTGGCGAAGTCCAACTCGCTGACATATTTACCAAGCCGCTATTCGGGCCCAGAGTACAGGATTTGAGTTCCAGAATGGGACTTAAGAATTTAACCTAAAATTCTTAAAGCTTCCGAGGGTGTGAAGTATGTTCTATCCAAACATACCTTCTTTCAGAAGACTAACCGCTATGGCAATCGTTGCCATAGTAGCAAGATCCTCATGAGAAAAACATTCGTGTCAAATAACTTGAATATACTTCAAATAACATATTAGTTGTACTAAGacgtattaaatataataattaaaaatgcttCAGCTTAATTGTTCTAAACGTAAGTATTTCACATAAACGTGAGAACTTCACAGAATAATAACTTGGGTCTTCCAGTCAACTGGGATCTCTCCCGTGTCAAAGGCATGGTTTAGAATACCGAGCAGATACTCCTGTGAAGATGAATTGAGTTTAGACAGGAAACAGTATGGTATGCCATCCTCTCCAGGTGTAGTATTTCTCAATCCACTAAGCACCAGACTGAGTTCTGAATATGAGAAAGGCATGTCCAGTGAGCTCAAGGTGCCTGACAGCGGGGGAAGTAACAAGCAGGATGCTTCAGGGACAGTTGACGGGGCAAGTCTATCTGCAAAGTCTGCCAGCCAAGGAGCATCTGTGGTGGGCATAGACTCTGGATGAAATGAACCTCTGAACCTCTTTATGTTCCGCCATACAAGTGATGGAGGGGTTTTAGGAGATAAGCTCTCACAGAATCCCTTCCATCCCCTCTTTTTAGCCTTTGCTAGGAAGCGCTTTGTACGTGCcgagatttttttaaagaaatgtaaTCATCTAAATTTCCGGTATTGTTAAAAGTTTTTTCAGCGGCCTCTCTTTCCTTAACGGCTGCCGTACAGTCTGCGTTCCACCACGGGGGTGAAGGGATTTTAAGTCTAGCAGGTTTCTTTTTTGGTATAAATTTATCGGCGGACTCTattaacacatttttaaattttaaatatttttcatcttGACCAATTTCGCTCGTGTCCCACTCTTTCATACTTTCCTCTACAAATAATGCATAATTGGGCCAGTCTGCTGATTGAATTTTGTGTTTTAAAAGAGGTTCAGGGGACGGAATTGGAAGAATAGAAGAAGGCTTCGTGATAATAATTGGGAAATGGTCACTGCCGAACGACTGGCGTAATACCCTCCAGGATAATAAAGAAGACAAACTAGGAGAACACACAGATAGATCGAGGACTGACTGGGGGTTCTGGCCTGGGTATACCCGATGCGTGGGAGTACCGTCATTAATAACTCCCACATTGATTTCATCGAATAAATCCAACAGGGCTGATGAAAATGCATCCGAATGGTATGACCCCcatgacatattgtgacaattGAAGTCCCCTAAAATCATAAGAGGAGGTGGAACCGATTTGAGAATAGATTTTAATTCACATATATCAACTACTTCAGGATGGGGAATGTATATAGAGATGGAATTAATGCCCATAACCTTGGCAGCTACGTCATTAATCCCATCCGAATGAGGGGGAATAGAAATTTGGGCGAAAGGGTAACCGCGTTTGATGAACAACGCACATCCGGCGCGTCCATCGTTGCGGTCTTCCCGGAGACACGAGAAGCCCGGCACTCTGAAAAAGGAGCCGGGGAGTAACCATGTCTCCGAAATGGCCGCAACAGTCACAGCATGATTGTTGATGAGCTGAATAAGGTCAGGTTTCTTTGGTATAATGCTTCGACTATTCCACTGAAGAAATGTGACCGGGGGGGCCATTATGGAATGTAAGTCTTTCCGCGAATGTGATCATTAAGGGTGCAACGTCGTCTGGTAGGCAATCGCTCCACTTAGCGATTATGTTTGTCAAGAATTTTAGACAGAGCTCCATTAGGTCTTCATTGGGAGTGATTCTATTGTAAGCAGAAGAATCTTTCAGAACTTGGCCATTGGGCAGTTGAGGTGGGGG from Cydia splendana chromosome 5, ilCydSple1.2, whole genome shotgun sequence encodes:
- the LOC134790683 gene encoding uncharacterized protein LOC134790683 isoform X2; translated protein: MHGSCRVVTFCLLTTVLPTILIIIPLYLRNMRYADVMYKISDSDVIQIHKGQSSVFCKTHSLKMNTTFNAFQMTGKPALSLENKKHIRLKKSLTLPDDTLEYWGFYLFKGASVELEACSRYEGSKILVVKGDNILNTCGILEGNKYKKDAPHIDNQEHVIVTLANPGEKTGHPKDSVSIKNNLEQSNQGKENKAIKNINETDSVQGNLEHDNMTMLNSLRFKRNTKPVHQPKTVLDAGIHHGGNAFNSTDGQQDKSVSSFEISLHECYDNNIIINRELPYQAICNSTKYLGKATTLKVTHDILLDGYYYYIFYSDNDFVKNNIHVIFDIYKPTFLYTNMSESKVCINKTECIFDIGFFSDELVIVEVPTKDGLSYADDSSILTSVCHPRMSVYIFFPVTVLMLIILFAFL
- the LOC134790683 gene encoding uncharacterized protein LOC134790683 isoform X1, with the protein product MYHNYEYQYAAIQNRENGGSKMHGSCRVVTFCLLTTVLPTILIIIPLYLRNMRYADVMYKISDSDVIQIHKGQSSVFCKTHSLKMNTTFNAFQMTGKPALSLENKKHIRLKKSLTLPDDTLEYWGFYLFKGASVELEACSRYEGSKILVVKGDNILNTCGILEGNKYKKDAPHIDNQEHVIVTLANPGEKTGHPKDSVSIKNNLEQSNQGKENKAIKNINETDSVQGNLEHDNMTMLNSLRFKRNTKPVHQPKTVLDAGIHHGGNAFNSTDGQQDKSVSSFEISLHECYDNNIIINRELPYQAICNSTKYLGKATTLKVTHDILLDGYYYYIFYSDNDFVKNNIHVIFDIYKPTFLYTNMSESKVCINKTECIFDIGFFSDELVIVEVPTKDGLSYADDSSILTSVCHPRMSVYIFFPVTVLMLIILFAFL